A stretch of the Bacillus sp. B-jedd genome encodes the following:
- a CDS encoding beta-N-acetylhexosaminidase, whose product MKINLIGLTEQQLSAAGELGDLLDIQLSEEGIPVSFEAAASGIGVSFDGEKAVVRYCKPQECFRALGLLVEGIRKQKPFEIAEIPAYQSLGMMIDCSRNAVPTAATYERMIRHLALMGYSTVQLYTEDTYEIKEYPYFGYLRGRYTGAELKSMDLYAQKFGIELVPCIQTLAHLGSALKWQAFSDVLDCNDILLIDEEKTYELIESMFRTMSENISSRKINIGMDEAHMMGLGKYLDKHGYHDRTALMLKHFAKVMEIARKYGYKPMMWSDMFFRLASAGEYYDINSPIKEEVIEMIPDDITLVYWDYYSVDSEMYDGMLRKHKQLSDRIIFAGGAWKWMGFSPNNHFSRLIGKKAHRSCVLNGIDEVIITAWGDNGAEASLYSVLPTLQLWAELCYRGSAPTSFLEDRFETCVGGKYDDFLNLDKTMLVPDHPPQTVHSINPPKYLLYQDVLYGLFDKHVEPAAYAAHYWECADFFRRCTERNGEWRSLFETQYRLSRLLELKSGVGIGIREAYLTRDNAALEKFSGTILPDLKKRAEEFIEAYHEQWLAENKIFGLDAFDLRMGGLLQRIQTAIIRISGYLDGRFDRLEELEQEILYFDGRGDEGLAKPISNNLWHTIATPSVIAGI is encoded by the coding sequence ATGAAAATAAATTTAATCGGCTTAACTGAACAGCAGCTTTCCGCGGCCGGGGAGCTGGGGGATTTACTTGACATCCAGCTGTCCGAAGAAGGAATACCCGTTTCGTTTGAAGCGGCTGCTTCAGGGATCGGGGTTTCTTTTGACGGTGAAAAAGCGGTTGTCCGCTACTGCAAACCGCAAGAATGTTTTCGGGCTCTCGGCCTCTTGGTTGAAGGGATCAGAAAACAGAAACCATTTGAAATCGCGGAAATTCCCGCTTATCAGAGCCTCGGCATGATGATCGACTGCTCGCGCAATGCTGTGCCGACTGCCGCTACATATGAGAGGATGATCAGGCATTTGGCTTTGATGGGCTATTCGACGGTCCAGCTTTACACAGAGGATACATATGAAATCAAGGAATACCCTTACTTCGGTTATTTGCGCGGAAGGTATACGGGCGCCGAGCTGAAAAGCATGGATCTTTACGCGCAAAAGTTCGGGATTGAACTCGTCCCGTGCATCCAGACGCTTGCCCATCTAGGCAGTGCCCTTAAATGGCAGGCATTTTCCGATGTGCTGGATTGCAATGACATACTGCTCATTGATGAGGAAAAAACGTATGAACTGATTGAATCGATGTTCCGGACGATGTCCGAGAATATTTCGAGCAGGAAAATCAATATTGGCATGGATGAAGCCCATATGATGGGGCTTGGAAAGTATCTGGACAAGCATGGCTATCACGACCGGACGGCGCTCATGCTGAAGCATTTTGCAAAAGTGATGGAGATTGCCAGGAAGTACGGCTATAAGCCGATGATGTGGAGCGATATGTTCTTCCGTCTGGCTAGCGCTGGTGAATATTATGACATCAACAGCCCGATCAAGGAAGAAGTCATTGAAATGATTCCTGATGATATCACACTTGTTTATTGGGATTATTATTCGGTTGACTCAGAGATGTACGATGGGATGCTGCGAAAGCATAAGCAGTTGAGCGACCGGATTATTTTTGCTGGAGGGGCTTGGAAATGGATGGGCTTTTCTCCGAACAACCACTTCAGCCGCCTTATTGGCAAAAAGGCGCACAGGAGCTGCGTGCTGAATGGAATCGATGAGGTCATCATTACGGCATGGGGTGATAATGGGGCGGAGGCTTCGTTATATTCAGTCCTGCCTACGTTGCAGCTGTGGGCGGAGCTATGTTATAGAGGCAGCGCGCCAACGAGTTTCCTCGAGGATCGCTTTGAAACGTGTGTTGGTGGCAAATACGATGATTTCCTGAATCTTGATAAAACAATGCTTGTACCAGACCATCCGCCACAGACGGTCCATTCCATCAACCCGCCGAAGTATCTGCTGTACCAGGACGTTCTATACGGGTTATTTGATAAGCATGTCGAACCAGCAGCATATGCGGCGCATTATTGGGAATGTGCTGATTTCTTCAGGCGCTGCACGGAACGGAATGGAGAATGGCGGTCGTTGTTTGAGACACAATACCGTTTGAGCCGGCTGCTTGAACTAAAAAGCGGTGTCGGCATCGGCATCAGGGAGGCTTACCTAACAAGGGATAACGCTGCACTTGAAAAATTTAGCGGGACGATTCTGCCAGATTTGAAGAAAAGGGCGGAGGAATTCATCGAAGCGTATCATGAGCAGTGGCTTGCTGAGAATAAGATTTTTGGACTTGATGCCTTCGACCTGCGCATGGGCGGACTTTTGCAGCGCATCCAAACAGCTATAATCCGGATTAGCGGCTACCTCGACGGCCGTTTCGACCGGCTCGAGGAACTTGAGCAGGAAATCCTCTACTTCGATGGCCGCGGGGATGAGGGCCTTGCAAAACCAATCAGCAACAATTTATGGCACACCATCGCCACCCCTTCCGTCATAGCGGGAATTTAA
- a CDS encoding ABC transporter permease yields MIKNRDTRFTVLLLIPVLLVLFAYVLYPSIRTIIESLDKGGSFSFGNYEDFFIQESRTNLQALWNSVYISVLSVLLSALIGIPLAFIFNRYDFPGRGFFASAAIMPIVLPSLVGVMAFMFLYGESGLIPNAMKDLFGLEKVPFKIGGVSGILIVHAYTMYVYFYMTVSSAINKIDPSLEEAAYNLGASRYKVFWQVTFPLLTPAIVAASLLVFMISMASFSAPFLLAGGYRVLSLQIYFSKLNGDMEIAATQSVILSIVSIAFLLFMRWYQNRKDYRMASKGIGAHRSEVKNPVMKWILVAVGVLGVIVLLLPHFTILLLSLVPDGTWTWQTYPSVFNFENYRLLFQDPNIFKPLKNSLILSFIATAGNLVFGVLTSYLLVKRKFVGKNFVDILVMIPWALPATVIGMNLIFAFNEPTIFTFGNVLVGTFWILPLAYFIRHIPLVVRSTNAVLEQLDDSIEEASRSLGAKWFYTFRKVILPIIMPGVLAGTLLAFVESVGEFPTSVLLYTISNRPISIEIMNQLRMFNMGQAAAYGMIQIGLIALVLFISNKFFGVKAENSLS; encoded by the coding sequence ATGATAAAGAACCGTGATACGAGATTCACCGTTCTGCTGCTCATTCCCGTTCTGCTCGTCCTGTTCGCCTATGTGCTCTATCCGTCGATCCGGACGATCATCGAGAGCCTGGACAAAGGCGGAAGCTTTAGTTTTGGAAACTACGAGGATTTCTTTATTCAGGAATCGCGGACGAATCTGCAGGCGCTTTGGAATTCTGTTTATATTTCCGTGCTGAGCGTTCTGCTGAGCGCGCTGATCGGAATTCCGCTCGCGTTCATCTTCAACCGTTACGATTTTCCGGGCCGGGGCTTTTTCGCTTCGGCGGCCATCATGCCAATCGTCCTGCCCTCGCTTGTCGGCGTCATGGCGTTCATGTTTTTATACGGTGAATCGGGTCTGATTCCGAATGCAATGAAAGATTTATTCGGACTTGAAAAGGTTCCGTTCAAAATCGGCGGCGTGTCGGGCATTTTGATTGTCCACGCTTATACGATGTATGTGTATTTCTATATGACGGTCTCATCGGCGATCAATAAAATCGATCCGTCGCTTGAAGAAGCTGCATACAATCTCGGCGCGAGCAGGTACAAGGTGTTCTGGCAGGTCACCTTCCCGCTTTTAACACCTGCGATTGTCGCCGCGTCGCTGCTCGTCTTCATGATTTCGATGGCATCGTTCAGCGCGCCGTTTTTGCTCGCTGGAGGCTACAGGGTCCTGAGCCTGCAGATTTATTTTTCAAAATTGAACGGCGACATGGAAATTGCCGCGACACAATCGGTCATTCTGTCGATTGTCTCGATTGCCTTCCTGTTGTTCATGCGCTGGTACCAGAACAGGAAGGATTACCGGATGGCTTCAAAAGGAATTGGCGCGCATAGGAGCGAAGTGAAGAATCCGGTCATGAAATGGATTTTGGTAGCAGTCGGCGTTCTCGGCGTCATCGTTCTGCTCCTGCCGCACTTCACTATCCTGCTTCTGTCGCTCGTGCCTGACGGGACGTGGACATGGCAGACATATCCGTCGGTTTTCAATTTTGAAAACTACCGGCTCTTGTTCCAGGATCCGAATATCTTTAAGCCGCTGAAAAACAGCTTGATCTTGTCATTCATTGCGACAGCCGGAAATCTTGTCTTCGGCGTGCTGACATCATACTTGCTCGTCAAGCGGAAGTTTGTCGGCAAAAACTTCGTCGATATCCTCGTGATGATTCCGTGGGCGTTGCCCGCGACCGTTATCGGGATGAACCTGATTTTCGCTTTTAACGAGCCGACGATTTTCACGTTCGGGAATGTGCTGGTCGGAACGTTCTGGATTCTGCCGCTCGCTTACTTCATCCGTCACATCCCGCTCGTTGTCCGCTCGACGAACGCGGTGCTCGAGCAGCTCGATGACTCGATTGAAGAGGCGTCACGAAGCCTTGGAGCAAAATGGTTCTATACGTTCAGGAAGGTCATTTTGCCCATCATCATGCCTGGCGTGCTGGCCGGAACCTTGCTAGCTTTCGTTGAATCCGTCGGGGAATTCCCGACATCCGTCCTGCTTTACACGATTTCAAATCGCCCAATCTCGATTGAAATCATGAATCAGCTCCGCATGTTTAACATGGGCCAAGCCGCCGCCTACGGGATGATTCAAATCGGCCTCATTGCCCTCGTCCTGTTCATCTCGAATAAATTCTTCGGGGTGAAAGCCGAGAATTCATTGTCGTAA
- the argH gene encoding argininosuccinate lyase, producing the protein MSKLEGFIKDEGTAFPGKTYVEELLKPVFNDQRDYLFDVMFDIHRAHVIMLAEQGIVPESEAKVMLEGINKIGKSDRTLLAYQPEFEDLFFMMEARIGEEIGEELAGKIHIGRSRNDMGIAMYRLVLREHLLNLLGSAYRLSEALLEQAERNTDTYMTGYTHTQPAQPTTLGHYFLAIYDVLQRDIKRLWAAYETVNQSSLGAAALTTTGFPISRERTCELLGFDKIIENSYDCIGGADYLLETSTALMTCMINTGRWIQDFLQHVTREFGNFYVADPYVQCSSIMPQKRNPVSIEHSRSIASSAYGEALAAVNMIHNTPFGDIVDTEDDLQPHLYRAFNNANRVMALMYAVIATLKVNKEHALEMARKSSITITELADTLARDYGISFRKAHSVASYISKETIKQGKELYEWDIDGINAAIGKFVDVKLTEDEWQKIISPEYFVEIRRIQGGPNPKEVQRMITERKTTLTNKIEEYQQTKQTLHQKHQHLLNFTIS; encoded by the coding sequence GTGAGTAAACTAGAAGGATTTATCAAGGATGAAGGTACCGCTTTTCCTGGAAAAACGTATGTGGAAGAGCTGCTGAAGCCAGTGTTTAACGACCAGAGGGATTACTTGTTCGACGTGATGTTCGATATCCACCGGGCTCACGTAATTATGCTCGCCGAGCAGGGGATTGTGCCGGAATCTGAAGCGAAGGTGATGCTTGAAGGCATCAATAAGATTGGCAAATCGGACAGGACCCTGCTTGCTTATCAGCCGGAATTCGAAGATTTATTCTTCATGATGGAAGCGCGAATCGGCGAGGAAATCGGCGAGGAACTGGCGGGAAAAATCCACATAGGCCGAAGCCGCAACGATATGGGGATTGCGATGTACCGCCTTGTCCTAAGGGAGCATCTGCTCAATCTGCTCGGCAGCGCGTACCGGCTCAGCGAAGCGCTCCTCGAGCAGGCCGAGCGGAACACGGATACGTACATGACAGGCTATACGCATACCCAGCCGGCGCAACCGACTACGCTTGGCCACTATTTCCTAGCCATTTATGACGTTTTGCAAAGGGATATTAAGCGGCTCTGGGCCGCCTACGAAACGGTCAATCAATCGTCGCTCGGGGCAGCGGCTTTGACGACGACCGGTTTCCCGATCAGCCGGGAACGGACTTGCGAGCTGCTCGGCTTCGACAAGATCATCGAGAATTCATATGATTGCATCGGCGGGGCGGATTATCTGCTTGAAACATCGACCGCGCTGATGACCTGCATGATTAATACGGGCCGCTGGATCCAGGATTTCCTTCAGCATGTGACAAGGGAGTTCGGCAACTTTTATGTCGCGGACCCATACGTCCAATGCAGCAGCATCATGCCGCAAAAGCGCAACCCGGTATCGATTGAGCATTCAAGGTCGATCGCTAGCAGCGCGTACGGCGAAGCGCTGGCCGCTGTCAACATGATCCATAACACACCGTTCGGGGATATCGTTGACACAGAGGATGACCTACAGCCGCATTTATACCGTGCATTCAATAATGCGAACCGGGTCATGGCGCTCATGTATGCCGTCATTGCAACGCTGAAGGTGAATAAGGAACATGCATTGGAAATGGCGAGGAAATCAAGCATCACGATTACCGAGCTGGCGGACACCCTCGCAAGGGATTATGGCATTTCTTTTAGAAAGGCGCATTCCGTCGCAAGCTACATTTCCAAGGAAACAATCAAACAGGGCAAAGAGCTGTACGAATGGGACATCGATGGCATCAACGCCGCCATCGGCAAATTCGTCGACGTAAAGCTGACCGAGGATGAATGGCAGAAAATCATCTCCCCGGAATACTTCGTTGAAATTCGCCGCATCCAAGGCGGCCCAAACCCGAAAGAAGTACAGCGCATGATTACAGAACGAAAAACGACACTCACCAACAAAATCGAGGAATATCAACAAACCAAACAAACCCTTCACCAAAAACACCAACACCTCCTCAACTTCACCATAAGCTGA
- a CDS encoding OmpL47-type beta-barrel domain-containing protein, translated as MKRKWLSIWVLIFFSFSLFPEASASAAAAAAQSGTAEAQATGVTYYVDATNGDDANAGTTEQTAWRSLEKVNSVTFQPGDRILLKAGERWKGTLKPLGSGTEENPIVLDKYGEGAKPLIEGEGVPYVIGLYNQEHWSIGNLEVTNHTPEQGTEPRTGVQVIGEDYMAGDTTDIENVAVLHNIHIHDLYVHNVNGLHKKGVYGSAGINVLVRRNQEGRPYRVTKFDNVLIENNKVENVTRTGIMVNSAWTHREQQGGPVVDPTIPWTPATKVVIRGNEVLHVSGDGIVPHITTGALVEHNRVHGYNEAKIDYNAALWTYNGDYTVYQFNEVSGGKTIKDGMSFDYDNGTKGLIFQYNYSHDNEGGTVLICQNEKNGSVSDGIFRYNISQNDHYQMITVCGGSNYSNMQFYNNVFYVGPGIKNNLLIDQNGNAPAGNGEAIFKNNIFYNLGTGGYAGKPGWTYDSNLFYGNNVPSKAIIPDANMLTSNPAFVNPGVATGIDDLDGYKLKPYSPAINTGTAMAANGGRDFWGNPLYFQQPDRGAYEQQTEKETPPPGEEEETPPGQGDDEGNIALGKIPTSGSFIQNAARATDGLASDSNQFTGLDKGLQWMQLDLGGEYKIGRVKLWHYFAESRTYNDVIVQISDTPDFSGKVTTVFNNDADNSAGQGAGTDLEYKESADGKEITFAPAEGRYIRFWSNGSKSNVWNHYVEAKVYGTSTTPVNVALGKTSKSSSFINNADRITDGLANDPNQFAGLGRDLQWMQLDLGTEYELSSVKLWHYFDNKRIYKDVIVQLSNNPDFTSGVTTVFNNDADNSAGQGIGADLEYKETADGKEITFAPVKARYVRFWSNGSIGNVWNHYVEAQVYGIPAEADTTPPVTSDNASSNWERGDQTVALSATDEGSGAAKTFYSVDGGPFTEGSSVTLQDEGVHLLRYYSIDWTGNIEELKASFVKIDRSAPLINPAQPLDVYQSEAPVIQFDVADGLSGVASSLIELDGSLIDNYTTLEALSLSAGKHSIVVKAADVAGNETIQEFTLNVLVDAAHLDDILHAGLDKGFIENKGVLNSLLAKARQAEAGSMDKKMFLNALQSLENEVSAQAGKHLDPEFAKLLLDDIGYLRK; from the coding sequence ATGAAAAGAAAATGGTTAAGCATTTGGGTATTGATCTTTTTCAGTTTTTCGCTATTTCCGGAAGCCAGCGCAAGCGCTGCGGCAGCCGCGGCTCAATCCGGAACAGCTGAGGCCCAGGCAACAGGCGTGACGTATTATGTTGACGCGACAAACGGAGATGATGCCAATGCCGGGACAACAGAACAAACTGCATGGAGGTCACTGGAGAAAGTAAACTCAGTTACCTTTCAGCCTGGCGATAGGATTCTTCTCAAAGCCGGGGAACGCTGGAAAGGAACGCTTAAGCCGCTCGGATCAGGAACGGAGGAAAATCCAATCGTCCTTGATAAATATGGCGAAGGGGCAAAGCCGTTGATCGAAGGGGAAGGGGTCCCTTACGTCATCGGCCTATATAATCAGGAGCATTGGAGCATTGGCAATCTCGAAGTGACCAATCATACGCCTGAACAGGGAACCGAGCCGAGGACAGGAGTCCAGGTCATCGGCGAAGATTACATGGCAGGTGACACGACTGATATTGAAAACGTAGCGGTTTTGCATAATATCCATATCCATGACCTTTACGTCCATAATGTGAATGGTCTTCACAAAAAGGGCGTTTACGGAAGCGCGGGCATCAATGTCCTAGTGAGAAGGAATCAGGAAGGCCGGCCGTACCGCGTTACGAAATTTGACAACGTGCTGATTGAAAACAATAAAGTCGAGAATGTGACCCGGACTGGTATAATGGTCAATTCCGCCTGGACGCACCGTGAACAGCAGGGCGGGCCAGTTGTGGATCCAACAATCCCGTGGACGCCAGCAACGAAAGTCGTCATCCGCGGTAATGAAGTCCTCCATGTGAGCGGTGACGGAATTGTTCCGCATATCACAACTGGCGCGCTGGTCGAGCATAACCGGGTTCACGGCTACAATGAGGCAAAGATTGATTACAATGCCGCGCTGTGGACATACAACGGCGACTATACCGTCTATCAGTTCAATGAAGTTTCCGGCGGGAAAACAATTAAAGATGGTATGTCGTTTGATTATGACAACGGCACGAAGGGGCTTATTTTCCAATACAACTACAGCCATGACAATGAAGGCGGCACTGTACTGATCTGCCAAAACGAAAAGAATGGCTCTGTTTCGGATGGGATTTTCCGCTACAACATCAGCCAGAACGACCATTACCAGATGATCACGGTCTGCGGCGGCAGCAACTATAGCAATATGCAATTTTATAACAATGTCTTTTATGTCGGGCCCGGCATAAAAAATAATCTGCTCATTGACCAGAACGGCAACGCCCCTGCTGGCAATGGCGAAGCGATTTTCAAAAACAACATTTTCTATAATCTCGGCACTGGCGGCTATGCCGGCAAGCCGGGTTGGACATACGACAGCAACTTATTTTACGGCAATAATGTCCCATCGAAAGCTATCATACCAGACGCGAATATGCTGACGTCGAACCCGGCGTTCGTCAATCCAGGCGTGGCGACTGGCATTGATGACCTTGACGGCTACAAGTTGAAGCCTTATTCACCGGCCATCAACACCGGCACGGCAATGGCAGCTAATGGCGGAAGGGATTTCTGGGGCAATCCACTATACTTCCAGCAGCCTGATCGCGGTGCATATGAACAGCAGACCGAAAAGGAAACTCCGCCTCCAGGTGAGGAAGAAGAAACTCCGCCAGGACAGGGTGACGACGAAGGCAATATCGCTCTTGGCAAAATTCCAACCTCGGGCAGTTTCATACAAAATGCGGCCCGCGCGACGGACGGCCTTGCCAGCGATTCCAACCAGTTTACCGGACTGGACAAAGGCCTTCAGTGGATGCAGCTGGATCTTGGCGGGGAGTACAAAATTGGACGCGTCAAGCTTTGGCATTATTTTGCCGAAAGCAGGACGTACAACGATGTCATCGTGCAAATTTCGGATACACCTGATTTTTCCGGTAAAGTGACGACCGTTTTCAATAACGACGCTGACAACAGTGCCGGCCAGGGAGCCGGGACAGACCTTGAATATAAGGAATCCGCCGACGGAAAAGAAATTACTTTCGCGCCGGCAGAGGGCAGATATATCCGCTTCTGGTCAAACGGCAGCAAGTCAAACGTCTGGAACCATTATGTCGAAGCGAAGGTGTACGGGACAAGCACGACGCCAGTGAATGTTGCACTCGGTAAGACCTCGAAATCAAGCAGCTTTATTAATAATGCCGACCGGATCACCGATGGTCTTGCGAATGATCCGAACCAGTTCGCCGGGCTGGGGCGCGACCTGCAGTGGATGCAGCTCGACCTTGGCACTGAGTATGAACTGAGCAGTGTGAAACTTTGGCATTATTTTGATAATAAAAGGATTTATAAAGACGTAATCGTCCAGCTGTCCAACAACCCGGACTTTACGAGCGGGGTCACGACCGTATTCAACAACGACGCCGATAACAGCGCCGGCCAGGGAATCGGAGCTGACCTTGAATATAAAGAAACAGCCGATGGCAAGGAAATCACTTTTGCCCCGGTAAAAGCAAGATATGTCCGTTTCTGGTCGAACGGCAGTATCGGCAACGTCTGGAACCATTATGTCGAAGCGCAAGTTTACGGCATTCCAGCCGAGGCGGATACCACGCCTCCAGTGACATCCGATAATGCCAGCAGCAATTGGGAACGCGGCGACCAGACCGTTGCCCTATCGGCGACTGATGAAGGAAGCGGGGCCGCGAAAACTTTTTACAGCGTCGATGGCGGTCCTTTTACCGAAGGCTCGTCCGTTACCCTTCAAGACGAAGGTGTCCATTTGCTTCGTTATTACAGCATCGATTGGACAGGCAATATTGAAGAGCTTAAAGCCTCTTTTGTCAAAATTGACCGGTCTGCACCTTTGATTAATCCGGCCCAGCCGCTGGATGTTTACCAATCAGAAGCGCCAGTGATTCAGTTTGATGTAGCGGACGGATTGAGCGGAGTGGCGTCGAGCCTGATCGAACTGGATGGCAGTTTAATCGATAACTACACAACCCTTGAGGCGCTCTCTCTATCTGCCGGGAAACATTCCATCGTCGTGAAGGCCGCGGATGTTGCAGGGAATGAAACCATCCAGGAATTCACGCTTAATGTTCTTGTGGATGCCGCCCATTTAGACGACATTTTGCACGCCGGCTTGGACAAGGGGTTTATTGAAAATAAAGGCGTACTGAACAGCCTTCTTGCAAAAGCACGGCAGGCAGAGGCAGGCTCAATGGATAAAAAAATGTTTCTCAATGCGTTGCAATCGCTAGAAAACGAAGTAAGCGCCCAGGCTGGAAAACATCTTGATCCGGAATTCGCTAAGCTCCTTCTCGACGATATCGGTTATCTTAGGAAGTAA
- a CDS encoding helix-turn-helix domain-containing protein, with translation MSFVVNDELRVTLFDVKKIQYRSRVIFDYVQSCCTVAFVKKGEVVTTFEGKEYVARSGDVMIHRPNSPFNVISKTDGIHYLFNIDLKVMGEVDFFSLYPLGKVVTIRNPEFYEEKFDELRSVWLQESNEFRSVQTSFLAFTLLQEILESARLGGKSSPNEAYITDRFNNVLHYIENHLGDNITREDLAQIYHMNPVYFSRAFKEIYGLTPMKMVKKLRLLQAKRLLETTDETIEAIAQRCGFCDSPHFNHSFKNAFKISPSEFRKSIKITKRGLVSTLWEH, from the coding sequence ATGTCGTTTGTTGTAAATGACGAGTTAAGGGTTACGTTGTTTGATGTGAAGAAAATTCAATATCGATCAAGGGTGATTTTTGATTATGTCCAGTCGTGTTGTACGGTTGCGTTTGTGAAGAAGGGGGAAGTGGTGACGACATTTGAGGGTAAGGAGTATGTTGCCCGCTCGGGGGATGTGATGATCCATAGGCCTAATTCACCGTTTAATGTGATTTCGAAGACGGATGGGATTCATTACCTGTTCAATATTGATTTGAAGGTGATGGGGGAGGTTGATTTTTTCAGCCTGTATCCTTTGGGGAAAGTAGTGACAATCCGCAATCCGGAATTTTACGAGGAGAAGTTTGATGAGTTGAGAAGCGTCTGGCTGCAGGAATCGAATGAGTTCAGATCGGTCCAGACGAGTTTCCTGGCGTTTACCCTTCTCCAGGAAATTCTCGAAAGCGCCAGGCTGGGCGGGAAATCATCCCCTAATGAAGCCTATATCACCGACCGCTTTAACAACGTTCTTCATTACATCGAAAATCACCTTGGCGACAATATTACCCGGGAAGATCTCGCGCAAATTTACCATATGAATCCGGTTTATTTCAGCCGGGCCTTTAAGGAAATTTACGGACTGACCCCGATGAAAATGGTGAAAAAGCTAAGGCTGCTTCAGGCAAAACGGCTGCTTGAAACGACCGATGAAACAATAGAAGCCATTGCGCAAAGATGCGGATTTTGTGATTCTCCTCATTTTAATCACAGCTTTAAAAATGCGTTCAAGATATCCCCGAGCGAATTTCGAAAAAGTATCAAAATTACAAAAAGAGGACTCGTCTCTACATTGTGGGAGCATTAG
- a CDS encoding ABC transporter ATP-binding protein, producing the protein MASIKIENVQKAFGKVVAVDHLDLDIKDGEFFTFLGPSGCGKTTTLRMIAGFYYPTKGVVRFGDKDMTRVPPEKRNTGMVFQNYALFPHMTVFENVAYGLRVRKVGSAALKARVQEVLRKVRLDQYSERQVSQLSGGQQQRVALARALVIEPEILLLDEPLSNLDAKLRDEMRSEILRLQKEYKITTIYVTHDQAEALSMSDRIAVFNFGVCHQVGTPSEIYNEPANDFVAGFIGEINLLPVVIDNVENDQVTVSAKIGSNAKKLVLHNDPFNFNPDNKGAQALSIRPESIMLHQEASARPNVFKGKVEKVEFFGSLVNATVNIDGALLQANMLNNVKTNLQPGAEVWAELPADQIRIIPVVSGEQA; encoded by the coding sequence ATGGCGTCAATAAAAATTGAGAATGTCCAGAAAGCCTTCGGAAAAGTGGTCGCGGTCGATCATTTGGATCTTGATATTAAAGATGGCGAGTTTTTCACGTTTCTTGGCCCAAGCGGCTGCGGAAAGACAACCACTCTCCGCATGATCGCCGGCTTCTATTATCCGACTAAAGGTGTCGTGCGGTTCGGCGATAAGGATATGACGCGAGTACCTCCAGAAAAAAGAAATACGGGCATGGTTTTTCAAAACTATGCCCTTTTTCCCCACATGACGGTTTTTGAAAATGTCGCCTATGGCTTAAGAGTGAGAAAAGTAGGCTCGGCAGCATTGAAAGCCCGTGTCCAGGAGGTTCTTCGCAAAGTCAGGCTTGACCAGTATTCGGAACGCCAGGTTAGCCAGTTAAGCGGGGGCCAGCAGCAGCGTGTCGCGCTTGCCCGGGCTCTGGTCATCGAGCCGGAAATCCTGCTATTGGATGAACCGCTCAGCAATCTCGATGCGAAGCTGAGGGATGAGATGAGGAGCGAGATTTTAAGGCTGCAAAAGGAATACAAAATCACGACCATTTATGTCACCCACGACCAGGCGGAGGCTCTGTCGATGAGTGACCGAATTGCCGTGTTCAACTTCGGGGTCTGCCACCAGGTCGGGACACCTTCTGAAATCTACAATGAACCGGCTAACGATTTCGTTGCCGGATTCATCGGCGAGATCAATCTTTTGCCGGTGGTAATAGACAATGTTGAAAATGACCAAGTAACCGTATCAGCCAAAATCGGCAGCAATGCGAAGAAGCTTGTTTTACATAATGACCCTTTCAACTTCAATCCGGATAACAAGGGGGCGCAGGCATTGTCCATCAGGCCTGAATCCATCATGCTTCATCAAGAGGCTTCTGCCAGACCGAATGTGTTCAAGGGAAAGGTCGAGAAAGTCGAGTTTTTCGGTTCGCTCGTCAATGCCACAGTCAATATCGACGGTGCGCTTCTTCAGGCGAATATGCTGAACAACGTGAAAACGAATCTTCAGCCTGGCGCGGAAGTATGGGCGGAACTGCCCGCTGACCAAATACGAATCATTCCGGTCGTGAGTGGTGAGCAGGCATGA